The following proteins are co-located in the Cupriavidus pauculus genome:
- the rimM gene encoding ribosome maturation factor RimM (Essential for efficient processing of 16S rRNA), producing MTGTATGRKPLNLSNATTQGGAAGKQARLPASLLFTDSLPDDLVEVGYVGAAYGIRGWIKVQPHADDASALLHARRWWLLRAPPAGVVTASAEAADAVSVKISQSREHSGTVVAQATGVSDRTVAEMLKGRRVWIRRADFPAPEEGEFYWVDLIGCAVVNEQGETLGDVTGLIDNGAHQILQVAYQLPDGKAAERLIPFVDAFLRTVDTSARRIVVDWGLDY from the coding sequence GTGACTGGCACCGCCACCGGCCGCAAGCCGCTGAACCTGTCGAACGCCACCACGCAAGGTGGTGCGGCGGGCAAGCAGGCCAGGCTGCCCGCATCGCTGCTGTTCACGGACAGCCTGCCCGACGATCTCGTCGAGGTTGGCTACGTGGGCGCGGCCTACGGCATCCGGGGCTGGATCAAGGTCCAGCCGCATGCGGACGACGCCTCCGCATTGCTTCATGCCCGGCGCTGGTGGCTGCTGCGCGCGCCGCCGGCCGGCGTGGTGACTGCATCCGCCGAAGCGGCGGACGCCGTCAGCGTCAAGATTTCCCAGTCGCGGGAGCACAGCGGTACCGTGGTGGCGCAAGCCACCGGCGTTTCGGATCGCACTGTGGCAGAAATGCTCAAGGGTCGCCGCGTCTGGATCCGGCGTGCGGATTTTCCCGCGCCGGAAGAAGGTGAGTTTTACTGGGTGGACCTGATCGGTTGCGCCGTGGTCAACGAGCAGGGCGAAACGCTCGGCGACGTGACCGGCCTGATCGACAATGGCGCGCACCAGATTCTCCAGGTGGCCTACCAGCTGCCGGACGGCAAGGCCGCCGAGCGGCTGATCCCGTTTGTCGATGCGTTCCTGCGCACGGTCGATACGTCGGCCCGGCGCATCGTGGTCGACTGGGGGCTGGACTACTGA
- the rpsP gene encoding 30S ribosomal protein S16, whose amino-acid sequence MVVIRLARGGSKKRPFFNIVATDSRNRRDGRFIERVGFYNPLASDKEEGLRVVQDRLAYWQGVGAQLSPTVARLVKQAATKAAA is encoded by the coding sequence ATGGTCGTAATCCGTCTGGCTCGCGGCGGCAGCAAGAAGCGCCCGTTCTTCAATATCGTTGCTACCGATTCGCGCAACCGTCGCGATGGCCGTTTCATCGAGCGCGTTGGCTTCTACAACCCGCTGGCTTCCGACAAGGAAGAAGGCCTGCGCGTGGTGCAGGACCGTCTGGCCTACTGGCAAGGCGTTGGCGCCCAACTGTCGCCGACCGTTGCCCGCCTGGTCAAGCAAGCCGCCACCAAGGCTGCAGCCTGA